One Burkholderia sp. PAMC 26561 genomic window carries:
- a CDS encoding DeoR/GlpR family DNA-binding transcription regulator, whose product MTRDPRITLNARQQELLDWVQRDGFVTVEDLATHFDVTPQTIRRDVNWLSDMNLLRRYHGGASLPTSSENVSYTARQRMFHDEKRRIAALVASHIPDQASLFINLGTTTEEVARALNRHRGLHVITNNLNVAAMMSGYPDCEVLITGGIVRPWDKGIVGELAIDFIRQFKVDFAIIGASSIEPDGTLRDFDTREVRVAEAIINHARTVFLAADHSKFGRPALVRLGHLNQIDALFTDAPTPPEMAETLKAANTQVYIAE is encoded by the coding sequence ATGACTCGAGATCCCCGCATCACCTTGAACGCACGACAGCAAGAGCTGCTCGACTGGGTGCAACGCGATGGCTTCGTGACCGTCGAGGACCTGGCCACACATTTCGACGTCACCCCACAGACCATTCGCCGCGACGTCAACTGGCTCTCGGACATGAACCTGCTGCGCCGTTACCACGGCGGCGCGAGCCTTCCGACCAGTTCGGAGAATGTCTCGTACACGGCGCGCCAGCGCATGTTCCACGATGAAAAGCGCCGCATCGCTGCGCTGGTTGCATCGCATATTCCTGATCAGGCTTCGCTCTTCATCAACCTCGGCACCACGACCGAGGAAGTTGCCCGGGCGCTGAACCGGCACCGAGGCTTGCACGTGATAACGAACAACCTCAACGTGGCGGCCATGATGAGCGGCTACCCCGATTGCGAAGTACTGATCACCGGCGGCATTGTCCGTCCGTGGGACAAGGGCATTGTGGGCGAGCTTGCCATCGACTTCATCCGTCAGTTCAAGGTGGATTTTGCGATCATCGGGGCGTCGAGTATTGAACCCGACGGCACACTGCGCGACTTCGATACCCGCGAGGTCCGCGTGGCCGAAGCGATCATCAATCACGCACGCACCGTTTTCCTCGCCGCCGATCACTCGAAATTTGGCCGTCCGGCGCTTGTCCGGCTCGGTCATCTGAATCAGATCGACGCGCTTTTCACCGATGCCCCTACGCCGCCGGAAATGGCCGAAACGCTCAAGGCTGCGAACACGCAGGTGTACATCGCCGAGTAA
- a CDS encoding ferritin-like domain-containing protein, with protein sequence MHTESTHVMPWRIEDIDLSRIDRRKAASNEHLLLLLCAASFIESGTDLYTSNLSTYFNDDPEVSSWLNTEWEPEEMQHGRALKTYINHVWPEFDWDTAFKNFFAEYSLTCSVEDFEKTRALEMVARCVVETGTATLYRAINECSDEPVLKQLTDNIRTDEVRHYKHFFRFFKKYNKIEGNGRFAVLGALLRRVMEIKNEDSEIALRHVFAIRYPDRANDTAHNRELAARVNALVRRNLSADMCVKMLLKPLDLPARIQPSVHYPIAKITQHVFFR encoded by the coding sequence ATGCACACTGAAAGTACCCATGTGATGCCTTGGCGGATCGAAGACATCGACCTGTCCCGGATCGACCGTCGCAAGGCGGCATCCAACGAACATCTGCTTTTGTTGCTGTGTGCGGCCTCGTTCATCGAGAGCGGCACCGATCTCTACACGAGCAACCTGAGCACCTATTTCAACGACGATCCGGAAGTTTCCTCATGGCTCAACACCGAGTGGGAGCCGGAGGAAATGCAGCACGGCCGCGCGTTGAAGACGTACATCAACCATGTGTGGCCCGAGTTCGACTGGGACACGGCCTTCAAGAATTTCTTCGCCGAGTACTCGCTGACGTGTTCGGTCGAGGACTTCGAGAAGACCCGCGCGCTGGAAATGGTCGCGCGGTGCGTGGTGGAGACCGGTACGGCAACCTTGTACCGTGCCATCAATGAATGCTCCGACGAACCGGTGCTGAAGCAGCTCACAGACAACATCCGCACCGACGAAGTCCGTCACTACAAGCACTTCTTCCGCTTCTTCAAGAAGTACAACAAGATCGAAGGCAACGGCCGGTTCGCCGTGCTGGGCGCGCTGCTGCGACGCGTGATGGAAATCAAGAACGAGGATTCCGAGATCGCGTTGCGCCACGTTTTTGCCATCCGCTATCCGGATCGTGCGAACGATACAGCGCATAATCGCGAGCTGGCAGCGCGCGTGAACGCGCTGGTTCGACGCAACTTATCGGCAGATATGTGCGTGAAAATGCTGCTCAAGCCGCTGGACCTGCCCGCACGCATCCAGCCTAGCGTTCACTATCCGATCGCGAAGATCACGCAGCACGTTTTCTTCCGCTGA